The DNA segment ttatgtttatatcccgaataaatctactaaatgtacgaaaacctatcgtcacatcattagtgagaccgtttatcacatttgacattacatttctttagcatgctgtgatagtccactgatgtactatcatttcctcttttaccaacaaaactcatttttgctttttcaatgtttttggaattttgaaaattttatcatgtttttggctttttgaatttttactgtttttgtcttttcttaaaaaaaatatatttacaatatttacaaatatttctatctccccctaaagaccaaaacatgtaaaaagacgacaaaccattgcagatagtTTATCATCATCATCCACAGTGGTTTCTGTATCAACGCTAACAATTCCATCAACCACTGAAAAGagcatcataccatttagttttaaaagatatttaaaacgatttctgtcaaaagctttggtatgcagatcagctttttgctcattagtgtggattttctcaattcgtatcaattttttctcaaagcagtcgcgaataaagtgatgacgaatttctatgtgttttgttttagcgtgatgtaccggaTTTTTAGTTATGTTAATTGCAGCCtcgttatcaacaaaaataggagtgttaagaaactgcaaaccataatcgcgcatttgttgctgtatccacaggatttgAGAACAGCAGCTGCTTGCAGATacgtattctgcttcacatgtggatagcgcaacagatgtttgtttcttacactgccaggtgaccaagcgaggtccaaagaactggcatcctgcagttgttgatttcgcattttgtttgcagcatccgaaatccgagtcggaatacccctcgagtgtgaaatcgccttttctaggataccataaccccaatgatggagttcctttcaggtagcgtagtatccttttcacaatgattAAGTGCGATGCTctagggttagattgaaatcttgctgcgaggcatgttgggtacataaTGTCGGGCCgagaagcagttagatacatcaaggaACCAATCATGGATCGATATAGTCGTTCgtctgccctgtctccggtgagatctgggtgaatcccatgatttgttgctagtgGGGTTGCAGCAGATGAAGAGTCTGACATTccgaatttctctagaatatcatggacgtacttcgtctgatgtatgaaaattccttcaggaagctgatcaacttgtaatcctaaaaagaatttcatttcccccattgacgacatttcgaatttctgcttcatcactttCTCAAAATCTGTACACAAGTTTTCGTTTGTTGACccgaaaattatgtcatccacataaatctgaactatcagcaaGTGACCATCAACAATCTTTGTGAAAAGAGTAGCATCAATTGTTCCCCGGATGAAGTCATTGGCTAGCAAGTGCTGAGAcaaagtctcataccaggctctcggggcctggtgcaaGCCATATAAAGCTTTATCCAAAAGATACACTTTGTTTGGGTGATGTGGATCGACAAACCCCGGCGGTTGTcccacatatacttcctctttcaCTTTGCCATATAGAAAAGCCGACTTTACATcaagctgatatactttgaaattcttccatgatgcaaatgctagAAAGATCCTGATGGCTTCGAGTCTTGCTACAGGAGCGTATACCTctgtaaaatcaattccctcctgttgactgaaaccTTGAACGACGAGCCGAGCTTTGTTTCTGACTactactcctctgtcgtccctcttacacttaaacacccatttggtATTTATTTTCCGATGACCTTCAGGtagatccaccagcttccaaactttcaacttttcaaattgattcaattcttcctgcatcgcgttgacccaGGAATCCTCAGTAAGTGCCTCTTTGTATGTGCGAGGTtatatctgcgaaataaaacaacacagTGAGAATTCATCTTGTAAAGACTTTACTGAAGAATAAAAACTTGAAAGGCCCTGATCAATTTGACGTCTGGTGCGAACTCCTGATTGCAAATCTCCTATAATCtgttcctctggatgatatgaaagagttcgagGCATCACTTCGtctggaacttctacatttccttcTAGATTTGTAACATTCTGTTCAGCATCCTGCTCactaacttggtttgtttgacttaatACCTGGATTTgttccccctcaagatctgaatcactaTCATCAAACattggcatattttcagcttcttgattatcatttaccactgactgattaccaggagcaacttcatcctCATGATCACCAgaattgctaggacctgcttcattgtcatttgatGTTTCACTAGATCTTCTCGTGTATTCTGCTGGAAATCTGAGCGATGATTCATATTCTCGAAAAACATCCAGCttatcaaagaaatcttcttcctcttcagattctttgctcatgtcaaacgattcccaaagtctatcatagttataacgccatgaatcaccaggattttgaggtggcatagtataaccctgacattcaacatttgctgcttcaataatacgcttttcatTTGGAACAAAGACTCtccgtgtaggacctgaataaCCAACAAAGATTCCTTCAAAGCTCTTTGTACCAAACTTCCCATTAGGCTCTATAACCGTGCATGGTGACCCAAACGGCTCTAGATACTTCAGATttggcttgcgtttattgattagttcaaaacacgtcttgttgaacttcttcacagtaagaactctgttgagagtatagcatgcagcagaaacagcttcagcccagaaattgattggtaacttggaatctgcaagcattgttctggctgtctcgattagcgtccggttcttgcgttctgcaactccattttgctgaggagtatCGATTAATGGCGTTTTTACTTCTTTAACCTTGTTTGTACCGTTTACAATGATTTCTTCACCGTACTTTTTACCACTGCTTTCTTTCTTTGACGCACTTTCTGAATCCCATTCGTTCATTTTCTTAAGAATTTCTTTCCGAGCTTTTGTCATCAACATGATACGCGTTTCCGCCAGTGATAATTCCCTTCTGCTATTATCAATATTGACCTTTTGACCTCCTGAATTGACTTTCGCATTTGCATTTCCGACATTTACCGTAGCAGACTGTTCGGCTACACGTTTCCGTTTCAAAATTCCATCATTTGCAGCTACTTTCGCCTGATGTCGGTTTTTAAATCTGTTCACAGCTGACGTGTTCAACGACGGGCCCTTTTGGACATTCACATTACTGACACTAGACGTGTTTAACGACGGGCCCTGCTGACTGTTCACATTATGATTCGTTTTGGGATTTTGCCTTTGAGGATACATCGTTGTTGAATGATGGTTCATGGGTGGGGCCGGCGACTCTATAGCCCAAAACGGACCATGACAGCTAGGACAAACAATCTTCTGGTTTAAGTAAACTCTCGAATATTCGAACCGCATGGAGCATCTTAGACACGAAGTCCAAAATGTAGCCGTGTTTGGCGGCCTAGGAATCGTTTGAACGGGCTTAGTAGTAGAGGCTGACGTCTTCTGAGTGACACTAACCGGTTTGTAAACGGGCTTAGTAGTAGAGGCTGACGTCTTCTGAGTGACACTAACCGGTTCGTAAACGGGCTTAACGGGCTTCTGCTTTGGTCATAGACTTTTTTTTGAACTTTATCAGAGAGTAAAGTCCACGCCTGAGACACGAGCTTAAACGCACCTTCAGCTCCGACTGATTTGTTCTTGTCAGGATGAAGATAGAGTGCGAGTTTCTTATAATTCTTCCTGATAGTTTCATCGTCACTTGTGGGTCCCACACCAAGAACACCATACCAATCTGGTTCTCCGTTGATCTTCTTCTCTGAGGAAATGTAAACATCGAGGATTACTAATAGATGTGACACACCTTCAAGCCCGTGAAATAGCTTATCGGCTTTTTGTGCGAACTTTTTCGCTCCCACGAAATCTTTTTCTACCAGCTTTGCCTCGGATATCTCTTTGGCCCGTAGAGCTTCGTCTTTATTGCATTCCATATCAACAATGTTTCATATCCAACTCCACTAGTTAAATGCTCTTGCATGC comes from the Helianthus annuus cultivar XRQ/B chromosome 4, HanXRQr2.0-SUNRISE, whole genome shotgun sequence genome and includes:
- the LOC110900789 gene encoding dnaJ homolog subfamily B member 14, translating into MECNKDEALRAKEISEAKLVEKDFVGAKKFAQKADKLFHGLEGVSHLLVILDVYISSEKKINGEPDWYGVLGVGPTSDDETIRKNYKKLALYLHPDKNKSVGAEGAFKLVSQAWTLLSDKVQKKVYDQSRSPLSPFTNRLVSLRRRQPLLLSPFTNRLVSLRRRQPLLLSPFKRFLGRQTRLHFGLRV